The Nonlabens spongiae genome contains a region encoding:
- a CDS encoding TIR domain-containing protein encodes MAKKTDIFISHSGKDKQIVDNFIDLILQGGLGVHITNIFCTSTDGTKIKSGTDWRNSIIDALQLAKINFLIITPNYKESEVCMNEMGAGWVTSAEVIPLIVKPINYKTVGVIQEPIQIEKLLDEKSLDRVRDILQEKLSIPVSEIKSDRWTAKKKEFVIKTKTYLKDNEFKKPLDREEFEELIKEKDELETTLSNLIQEKSILESQVEELKRAKDKSEVDSIVRKYSDTTDFEVFEELTGKVDKALSSFHPIIVGIIFKSYADKDINIEALAYRVQLDEALANDFINEEMEANFGKTKKMQKLEALLDELSSFMQKDLPVEFDEQFDDEYEDAPFSIDNKLFWEDVLGQTLYFD; translated from the coding sequence ATGGCAAAGAAAACAGACATTTTTATCAGCCATTCAGGCAAAGACAAGCAGATAGTAGATAATTTCATCGATTTAATATTGCAGGGTGGTTTGGGCGTTCACATAACCAACATATTTTGTACCAGTACGGATGGCACCAAAATAAAGTCAGGAACAGATTGGCGCAATTCTATTATTGATGCCCTGCAATTGGCAAAAATCAATTTTCTAATTATTACACCAAACTATAAAGAAAGTGAGGTCTGTATGAACGAGATGGGTGCCGGTTGGGTCACGTCCGCAGAGGTAATTCCATTGATTGTAAAGCCCATCAATTACAAAACGGTTGGTGTAATTCAAGAACCTATTCAAATTGAAAAATTACTGGATGAAAAAAGCCTTGATAGAGTGCGAGACATCCTTCAGGAGAAACTAAGCATTCCAGTTTCTGAAATTAAAAGTGACCGCTGGACGGCTAAGAAGAAAGAATTTGTCATAAAGACCAAAACTTACTTAAAGGACAATGAATTTAAGAAACCATTGGACCGAGAAGAATTTGAAGAATTGATTAAAGAAAAGGATGAACTGGAAACAACTTTGTCCAATCTCATCCAAGAGAAATCTATATTGGAAAGCCAAGTCGAAGAACTGAAAAGAGCCAAAGATAAGAGTGAAGTTGACAGTATTGTTAGAAAGTATAGTGATACCACCGATTTTGAGGTTTTTGAAGAATTAACGGGGAAAGTAGATAAGGCATTGTCAAGCTTTCATCCTATAATTGTCGGAATCATCTTTAAGTCCTACGCTGATAAAGATATCAATATCGAAGCTTTAGCGTATCGTGTTCAATTGGACGAAGCATTGGCCAATGATTTTATAAATGAAGAAATGGAAGCAAACTTTGGGAAAACCAAAAAAATGCAAAAGTTGGAAGCGCTCTTGGATGAACTGTCTTCATTTATGCAAAAGGATTTGCCGGTTGAGTTCGATGAACAATTTGATGACGAATATGAAGACGCACCTTTCTCTATAGATAACAAACTGTTTTGGGAAGATGTATTGGGGCAGACTTTATACTTTGACTAA